From a single Georhizobium profundi genomic region:
- the rpoN gene encoding RNA polymerase factor sigma-54, with translation MALSASLQLRQSQSLVMTPQLIQSIRLLQLTHIELNRFIEQEVEKNPLLELAGDDGDLPAHDFGRSGERRSDDGDRRDDAVGDGVLADGDADWAKNGLTPDGEFVSERLDANYDNVFPDDGEPQKAASPEFLDSWKSMPGANGSGAGDIHDLDEFVAAATTLRDHVEAEIALSIADPIERVIAAEIADHLDDAGYVDFDAAVMAERLGVSSDVITAVLARLQRMDPPGLFARSLKECLALQLKARDRHDPAMACLLENLELLARRDFAALRKLCGVDDEDILDMLGEIRALDPKPGLAFQKGSVETIVPDVMVRQAAEGGWHVELSPDALPRVLVNQTYYAHVSRIAGKSPADQAFLAECLQSANWLTRSLDQRARTIMKVASEIVRQQDAFLLHGVSHLRPLNLRAVADAIGMHESTVSRVTSNKYMMTPRGVFELKYFFTVSIASSEGGDAHSAEAVRQTIRKMIGAEAADAVLSDDDIVKVLKDRGIDLARRTVAKYRESMNIPSSVQRRREKKALMASVAS, from the coding sequence ATGGCACTGTCGGCAAGCCTGCAATTGCGCCAGAGCCAATCACTGGTGATGACCCCGCAGCTCATCCAGTCGATCCGGTTGCTGCAACTGACTCATATTGAACTCAACCGCTTCATCGAGCAGGAAGTCGAAAAGAACCCCCTGCTGGAATTGGCGGGTGATGACGGGGACCTGCCTGCCCACGATTTCGGTCGCTCAGGTGAGCGACGGTCGGACGACGGCGACAGGCGCGATGATGCAGTCGGCGATGGAGTTCTTGCCGATGGCGATGCCGATTGGGCTAAAAACGGCCTGACACCGGATGGCGAGTTCGTGTCCGAACGTCTGGATGCCAACTACGACAACGTTTTCCCCGACGATGGCGAGCCGCAAAAGGCCGCGTCGCCCGAATTCCTCGACAGCTGGAAATCGATGCCCGGCGCGAACGGCTCCGGTGCCGGCGACATCCATGATCTCGACGAGTTCGTCGCGGCCGCAACGACGCTGCGCGATCATGTCGAGGCCGAGATCGCGCTGTCCATTGCTGATCCCATCGAGCGCGTCATCGCGGCTGAGATCGCCGATCATCTGGACGATGCGGGCTATGTCGATTTCGACGCGGCTGTGATGGCCGAACGTCTGGGCGTTTCGTCCGATGTGATCACGGCCGTGCTCGCTCGGTTGCAGCGCATGGACCCCCCTGGGTTATTCGCACGGTCGCTGAAAGAATGCCTCGCACTGCAGCTGAAAGCGCGTGATCGGCACGACCCGGCCATGGCGTGTCTTCTGGAGAACCTGGAATTGCTGGCGCGGCGGGATTTTGCGGCACTGCGCAAGCTCTGCGGCGTCGACGATGAAGACATCCTCGACATGCTGGGCGAGATCCGGGCGCTGGACCCAAAGCCAGGCCTGGCCTTTCAGAAGGGTAGCGTCGAGACGATCGTGCCCGATGTCATGGTCCGCCAGGCCGCGGAGGGCGGCTGGCACGTGGAACTGAGCCCCGACGCTTTGCCGCGCGTGCTCGTCAACCAGACGTATTACGCCCATGTCAGTCGCATCGCCGGCAAGAGCCCCGCAGACCAGGCGTTCCTCGCCGAATGCCTGCAAAGCGCCAACTGGCTGACGCGCAGCCTCGATCAGCGCGCCCGCACCATCATGAAGGTGGCAAGCGAGATCGTCCGCCAGCAGGATGCTTTTCTGCTGCATGGCGTGAGCCATTTGCGGCCGCTCAATCTGCGCGCCGTCGCCGACGCGATCGGCATGCATGAATCGACCGTCAGCCGCGTTACCTCTAACAAATACATGATGACGCCGCGCGGCGTGTTCGAGCTGAAGTATTTCTTCACTGTCTCGATCGCCTCGTCCGAAGGCGGGGATGCCCATTCGGCCGAGGCAGTGCGGCAAACGATTCGCAAAATGATCGGCGCGGAAGCGGCGGATGCGGTTCTTTCCGATGACGATATCGTCAAGGTGCTGAAGGATCGGGGCATCGATCTAGCCCGCAGAACCGTCGCGAAGTACCGGGAATCGATGAACATTCCCTCCTCGGTCCAGCGCCGACGGGAAAAGAAGGCGCTCATGGCAAGC